In Mucilaginibacter sp. KACC 22063, the genomic stretch ATTGCCCCGGCTCTGGCTGAACATTACAGGGTAATTGTAATTGATATACGTGGTATGGGTAGCTCGGCTATGCCATCATCAGGTTATGATAAGAAAACAATGGCTGCCGATGTGCATGAGCTAATGCAGCAATTAGGAATTCAACAGGCTTATGTGCTTGGGCATGACATTGGCGGAATGGTAGCCTCCAGCCTGGCATTTAATTTCCCTCAAGCTGTAGCCGGTTTAATACTGGCTGATGGCCTGCATCCCAGCGAAGGCATGATGCAAATGTCGTTAATGCCTGCTCCCGGCAGCTTTGGAGAAAAGATCGACCATCAACGCCCATATACATGGTGGATGGGATTTAACCAGGTGAAAGGCCTACCCGAACAATTATTAGAAGGGCGATACCGTTACCTGCTCGACTGGCTATTCCACTATGTAATGGTAGACGATACTAAAATGCCTGACTTTGACAGGGAAGTTTATGCAAGTGTTTACAATCAGCCTGAAAGGATTTGTGCTTCAAATGCATGGTATCAAAGTTTTAATATGGATATTGAAGATGCCAAGGGCTATGATAAATTAAAAATGCCTGTTTTAGGTGTCGCCAGCGATGTTTCGTATGGTTACTATCAGTATGCATTGCCATCAATCGCTGAAAAATATGAACTGGCACACCTGGAAAATACAGGGCATTACATGTTTGAGGAAAATCCTGAAACAGTGATTAAACTGGTATCAGATTTTATAAGTGAGCCGTACAAGCATAATATTTGAGCCGTAGAAGAAAACTGAACGTGCGCTGCGATGTGATCTTTGTGATATGAAAAACATTAAAAATATCCGGTTGGGTCACAATGGCCCGGTTGTATCAGGTCTTGGTTTAGGTTGCATGCGTATGTCATCAATTTGGGGCGGCCCAACACCAGACGAAAAAGAAAGTATTGCTACCATACATGAAGCCTTAGATAATGGCATCAATTTTTTAAATACCGGCGACTTTTACGGTGCCGGGCATAATGAAATGCTGATAGGCAAAACCATTAAGGAAAGGCGTAACGATGCTTTTATTAGCGTAAAATTTGGTGCTATTTTTCATAATGGGCATTGGCTCGGGCTGGATCTCCGTCCCATAGCGATCAAGAATTTTATCAATTATTCACTGACGCGTTTAGGCATAGAAACCATAGACCTTTACCAACCCAGCCGCATGGATGGCAGCGTGCCGGTAGCAGATATTATTGGTACGGTAGCTGATTTGGTTAAAGAAGGCAAGGTGCGTTACATAGGCGTATCAGAAATTAATGCCGACCAGCTTCGCGAAGCAAATAGCATTCACCCGATAAGCGCACTGGAGATTGGCTATTCGCTGGCCGACCGCCAGATAGAAGCTGACCTGTTGCCTGCCGCAAAAGAGTTGGGCGTTGCTGTAGTAGCATTTGCAAATACTGCTGAAGGTCTGTTGACCGGCGAAATGAAGGCCCCGCTTCCTGAAAATGATTACCGCAACCATTTCTCACGCTTTCAGGGTGATAATTTAAAACAGAACCTTGAAAAAGTTGAAGTTTTAAAGCAGTTGGCAAATAGCAAAGGCGTTACACCAACGCAGCTTGCCATTGCGTGGGTTAAAGAGCAGGGCGACTATATTATGCCTTTAGTGAGCATGAGTCGCAGATCACGCTTGCCCGAAAATATTGCAGCAATGAATATTGTATTTACGTCAGAAGAAATGAATACCTTAAGCACTACTTTTGCACCGGGTGCCATAGTTGGCGGCACATATTTGCAGCGTTAATCAAATGATCAGTCCCGAAGAGATTTTACCTGGCGTAATATTTTATTCTTACCTCTCTGCCGAGCGGAAAGAGAAAGTATGTTTTTGGGGCGACCACACCCTGATACTGCAGGTTTCGGGGCAACTAACCCTGGAAACTGCCGGTCAGCAAATATCAATGACTGGTGGTGAAATGTTGCTGATTGGCAAAAACCAGATAGGCACACTTACCAAAACCCCGTTGCCAGGTGCAAATTACGAGACCATTGTAATATCCCTGCAGAAAGATTTACTGCGGAAGATTGTTTTGGAAGAAAAGTTAGAGGCGGACCGTAAATATATTGGTCCGCCTAATATTTTGATTCCCTCCAATCAGTTCTTGCAAGGCTATTTTCAGTCAATTGTGCCATACGCCCGAAACTCTGGTGCAGAAATGACCGATGAAATGGGGATATTGAAAGTAAAAGAAGGCGTTAAATTATTATTGCTCGCTTTACCTGCGCTTAAAAACTTCCTTTTCGATTTCTCTGAGCCGCATAAAATTGATCTGGAAAGGTTTATGGCCCACAATTTTCATTTTAACGTACCGATAGAAAAATTTGCGCAATTAACCGGCCGTAGCCTGGCAGGTTTTAAACGCGATTTTCAAAAAACTTTCAATGCGGCACCGCGTCACTGGCTGCAAGACAAGCGGCTAAATGAAGCTAAATATCTTATCGAAGCTAAACATCAAAAGCCTTCGACCATATACCTGGATCTGGGCTTTAAAAGCATATCACATTTTTCTTATTCATTCAAGAAGAAGTTTGGCATGTCGCCTAATGAGCTGATCCATGTATCTTCAGTATCGGGTGCTTAACGATTAACTTTCATGTAATAAAAAAACTGCGGGCTTGAAAATCAAGGCACCGCAGTAAAGTAACCGCTACGTTACAGTTCTTTGTCCTCGAACATTTTAGCGTCACGGGTATTTTTTTGTACGGCAATGGCCGAAAACATACTTAAGCAAAATGCCATAGCATAAAAGCCTTTTTCGCTTCGTGCCAGTTCTGCATTCCACAGGCCTATGGTTAGCAGTACCATTGCAGCAATAGTGGCAAACCAGCTCAGCCCATAATAAAGGTCGGTAACCACAAGGCCTTCTGACCTGTCTCTCACGCTTTTTTGCACAGAGATTACGGCAAATAAGCCGAACAATAGAATAGTGAAATAATAGCCTTTTTCGTTCAATTGCATACCGGCATTCCATAATCCAATGCAATATCCAACAACACCTGTTAATAAGGCAAACCATGATGCACCTATAAATGCGCCGGTTGGTTTAAACGGGTTTCTAACTTTTTCACCATGTTTTAAAATGGTTTGATTTTCGTCTGTTCTGTTTTGTAGCGGTTCCATTTTGTTTTAATGATTAATATGGAAGCAAATATGGAATGAGTGAGCCTGCTATAAAAATCAAATTATCTGAAAAACTGACGATATACTTCTTGAAAAATCTATCTTTAGCGCTAATTGATATAG encodes the following:
- a CDS encoding alpha/beta fold hydrolase, producing the protein MKDQYTDEQLIKGWKGFTNHTVEVNGTQLHYVDGGKGEVLICLPGWPQTWYSYHPIAPALAEHYRVIVIDIRGMGSSAMPSSGYDKKTMAADVHELMQQLGIQQAYVLGHDIGGMVASSLAFNFPQAVAGLILADGLHPSEGMMQMSLMPAPGSFGEKIDHQRPYTWWMGFNQVKGLPEQLLEGRYRYLLDWLFHYVMVDDTKMPDFDREVYASVYNQPERICASNAWYQSFNMDIEDAKGYDKLKMPVLGVASDVSYGYYQYALPSIAEKYELAHLENTGHYMFEENPETVIKLVSDFISEPYKHNI
- a CDS encoding aldo/keto reductase gives rise to the protein MKNIKNIRLGHNGPVVSGLGLGCMRMSSIWGGPTPDEKESIATIHEALDNGINFLNTGDFYGAGHNEMLIGKTIKERRNDAFISVKFGAIFHNGHWLGLDLRPIAIKNFINYSLTRLGIETIDLYQPSRMDGSVPVADIIGTVADLVKEGKVRYIGVSEINADQLREANSIHPISALEIGYSLADRQIEADLLPAAKELGVAVVAFANTAEGLLTGEMKAPLPENDYRNHFSRFQGDNLKQNLEKVEVLKQLANSKGVTPTQLAIAWVKEQGDYIMPLVSMSRRSRLPENIAAMNIVFTSEEMNTLSTTFAPGAIVGGTYLQR
- a CDS encoding helix-turn-helix domain-containing protein → MISPEEILPGVIFYSYLSAERKEKVCFWGDHTLILQVSGQLTLETAGQQISMTGGEMLLIGKNQIGTLTKTPLPGANYETIVISLQKDLLRKIVLEEKLEADRKYIGPPNILIPSNQFLQGYFQSIVPYARNSGAEMTDEMGILKVKEGVKLLLLALPALKNFLFDFSEPHKIDLERFMAHNFHFNVPIEKFAQLTGRSLAGFKRDFQKTFNAAPRHWLQDKRLNEAKYLIEAKHQKPSTIYLDLGFKSISHFSYSFKKKFGMSPNELIHVSSVSGA
- the yiaA gene encoding inner membrane protein YiaA, which codes for MEPLQNRTDENQTILKHGEKVRNPFKPTGAFIGASWFALLTGVVGYCIGLWNAGMQLNEKGYYFTILLFGLFAVISVQKSVRDRSEGLVVTDLYYGLSWFATIAAMVLLTIGLWNAELARSEKGFYAMAFCLSMFSAIAVQKNTRDAKMFEDKEL